In a single window of the Pseudodesulfovibrio profundus genome:
- a CDS encoding SpoIIE family protein phosphatase, which yields MRFNGIAFRLASLTLLVSTLTLAAIVGYNYTVSRDIIVKMAEEKGTLLANSTARDISGVLKTVQKVADSISFSLEDGSLSEKQLKELGRRVLTDNPEIFGTAIAFEPYGFMYDSEYYAPYHYRSQNRITYTNLGGEDYQYFYMDWYQLPKELDRAIWTEPYFDEGGGQELMGTYSVPFYRQREGQKAFAGVVTADISLTWMQKLLASISQRESGYVFLLSRYGTYISHPDSSLVMNETIFTAAESLDRPAMREVGRRMVAGESGVVELSDMPLTGDSFLYFSPLPDQQWSIGVVFSKEAMLADVSRMNREVATLGGIGFVALALLIIYLSTRITRPLRALTESANDMASGNLDAQLPEAKSQDEVGELTDSFQTMQDSIKSYITNLTETTAAKERIESELRIAHDIQMGILPKLFPAFPERREFDIHASIEPAKEVGGDLYDFFFIDDDHFCFLVGDVSGKGVPAAFFMAVTKTLIKVVAERKVDPGAVLAKVNNDLAEDNESCMFVTLFLAVINIHTGEVNYASAGHNPPLLLPKGKEAEWVPPLNELVAGIMEDTSYTTKTMTMNPGDTLFIYTDGVTEAMDNDKALYSEDRLVEVINQCSGQSAEEIIHCIEHSLKQFTGGAEQSDDITMLAMQFLGNSEKGQGDQ from the coding sequence ATGAGATTCAACGGCATCGCTTTCCGGCTGGCATCCCTGACCCTCCTTGTTTCCACCCTGACACTGGCGGCCATCGTCGGATATAACTACACGGTATCCCGGGACATCATCGTGAAAATGGCCGAGGAAAAAGGAACGCTGTTGGCCAATTCCACGGCACGGGATATCTCGGGTGTGCTCAAGACCGTCCAAAAGGTGGCGGATTCCATTTCGTTCTCTCTGGAAGACGGCAGCCTGTCCGAAAAACAGCTCAAGGAACTGGGGCGTCGCGTACTTACCGACAACCCCGAGATATTCGGCACGGCCATCGCCTTTGAGCCATACGGGTTCATGTATGACAGCGAGTACTATGCTCCCTACCACTATCGATCACAAAATCGCATCACCTACACCAATCTGGGTGGCGAAGACTATCAATACTTCTACATGGACTGGTACCAGTTGCCCAAGGAACTGGACCGCGCCATCTGGACCGAACCCTACTTTGACGAGGGGGGCGGGCAGGAATTGATGGGAACCTATTCGGTACCCTTCTACCGGCAGCGTGAAGGCCAGAAAGCGTTTGCCGGGGTCGTCACCGCCGACATCTCCCTGACATGGATGCAAAAGCTGCTGGCCTCCATCAGCCAGCGCGAATCTGGGTATGTCTTCCTGCTTTCCCGATACGGCACCTACATTTCTCACCCGGACTCAAGTCTCGTCATGAACGAGACAATATTCACCGCAGCCGAAAGCCTTGACCGACCGGCCATGCGCGAAGTGGGACGTAGAATGGTGGCCGGGGAATCCGGTGTTGTCGAACTCAGCGACATGCCGCTCACCGGCGACAGTTTCCTCTACTTCAGTCCCCTCCCGGACCAGCAGTGGTCCATTGGTGTTGTTTTCTCGAAGGAAGCGATGCTGGCTGATGTCTCGCGCATGAACAGGGAGGTCGCCACCCTCGGAGGCATCGGCTTTGTGGCACTGGCGCTCCTTATTATCTACCTTTCGACACGCATCACACGGCCGCTGCGCGCTTTGACCGAATCAGCCAACGACATGGCATCCGGCAACCTCGATGCGCAACTGCCTGAAGCGAAATCACAGGATGAGGTCGGTGAGTTGACCGATTCCTTCCAGACCATGCAGGACAGCATCAAGAGCTACATCACCAACCTGACGGAAACCACGGCGGCCAAGGAGCGCATCGAGTCCGAACTGCGCATCGCCCATGACATCCAGATGGGTATCCTCCCGAAACTGTTCCCGGCATTCCCGGAGCGCAGGGAGTTCGACATTCACGCATCCATCGAACCGGCCAAGGAAGTCGGTGGTGATCTCTATGATTTCTTTTTCATCGATGACGACCACTTCTGTTTCCTCGTAGGCGACGTTTCCGGCAAAGGGGTTCCGGCTGCCTTTTTCATGGCCGTCACCAAGACCCTGATCAAAGTCGTGGCAGAGCGGAAGGTCGACCCCGGCGCCGTGCTGGCAAAGGTCAACAACGACCTTGCCGAGGACAATGAGTCCTGCATGTTCGTGACGCTCTTCCTGGCGGTAATCAATATCCACACAGGTGAGGTCAACTATGCCAGCGCCGGACACAACCCGCCGCTGCTTCTGCCAAAAGGAAAAGAAGCCGAGTGGGTGCCGCCACTCAACGAACTGGTGGCAGGCATCATGGAAGATACGAGCTACACCACCAAGACAATGACGATGAACCCGGGCGATACGCTGTTCATCTACACCGACGGGGTCACAGAGGCCATGGACAACGACAAGGCACTCTATTCCGAGGATCGCCTGGTGGAGGTCATCAACCAGTGTAGCGGACAGTCGGCAGAAGAGATCATCCACTGCATAGAACACTCTCTCAAGCAGTTTACCGGCGGAGCTGAACAGTCGGACGATATAACCATGCTGGCGATGCAGTTCCTCGGCAACAGTGAAAAAGGTCAGGGAGATCAGTGA
- a CDS encoding STAS domain-containing protein produces the protein MDIVCDKKETGTLVRVNGRLDAVNAPVFEKECMQVVDGGETMMVIDLSDLEYISSAGLRSILSAAKKLKGTGGTMQFCGLTGMVEEVFKVSGLGTMFTVTDTADEAFAS, from the coding sequence ATGGATATCGTGTGTGACAAGAAAGAGACAGGTACGCTGGTACGGGTTAACGGACGGCTGGATGCGGTCAATGCACCGGTCTTTGAAAAGGAATGCATGCAGGTCGTTGACGGCGGCGAAACCATGATGGTGATCGACCTGTCCGACCTCGAATACATCAGTTCGGCCGGACTGCGCAGCATTCTCTCGGCAGCCAAGAAGCTCAAGGGAACAGGCGGAACAATGCAGTTCTGCGGCCTTACCGGCATGGTTGAGGAAGTATTCAAGGTATCCGGGCTTGGCACCATGTTCACGGTAACCGATACGGCAGACGAGGCCTTTGCATCCTGA
- a CDS encoding ATP-binding protein, with product MSHTDESRTFPAELEALTQVHQFVCQQAQSADAQDTLRSKLELVVEEVFVNIINHARPRHKPEVEVTCSLEQNDSAPSGAFCVALRDWGPPFNPLDQQQPNLELSVEERAIGGLGIHLVKQMADRCEYRRENDSNLFSICFYL from the coding sequence ATGAGCCACACTGACGAGTCACGGACCTTTCCCGCAGAACTGGAAGCGCTTACCCAGGTTCATCAGTTTGTCTGTCAGCAGGCACAATCTGCGGATGCACAGGATACCTTGCGCTCCAAGCTGGAACTGGTGGTGGAAGAGGTGTTCGTGAACATCATTAACCACGCCCGCCCAAGGCACAAGCCCGAGGTGGAGGTCACCTGTTCCCTTGAACAAAATGATAGCGCACCAAGCGGCGCATTCTGTGTAGCCTTGCGCGACTGGGGGCCGCCGTTCAATCCATTGGACCAGCAGCAGCCAAACCTGGAATTAAGTGTCGAAGAGCGTGCGATCGGGGGGCTTGGCATCCATCTGGTCAAGCAGATGGCTGACCGTTGTGAATATCGCAGGGAAAACGACAGTAATCTTTTCTCGATCTGCTTTTATCTATAA